The proteins below come from a single Streptomyces sp. M92 genomic window:
- a CDS encoding carbohydrate ABC transporter permease, whose amino-acid sequence MTVAIDRATGKRRGDRTPRPGLGRRLKDGYQRHWYAYAMIAPVAVVIGVLVLYPLGYGLYLTLTDANSLNTARTIGVNEIEATYQFVGLDNYADILWGPTAYDRFWSHFIWTIVWTAVCVGLHFFIGLGLALLLNQKLRGRTFYRLMLVLPWAVPTFVTVFGWRFMLADQGIINSALDWLHLPTPAWLEDTFWQRFSAIMVNTWCGVPFMMVSLLGGLQSIDNSLYEAAEMDGANAWQRFRYVTLPGLRSVSSTVVLLGVIWTFNQFAVIFLLFGNTAPEAQILVTWAYQLGFGQQPRDFAQSAAYGILLLAILIVFTSFYRRWLNRNEQQLAI is encoded by the coding sequence ATGACAGTCGCCATCGACCGCGCGACCGGCAAGCGCCGCGGTGACCGCACCCCGCGGCCCGGCCTCGGCCGGCGTCTGAAAGACGGCTACCAGAGGCACTGGTACGCCTACGCCATGATCGCGCCGGTGGCCGTCGTGATCGGCGTCCTCGTGCTGTACCCGCTGGGCTACGGCCTCTACCTCACCCTCACCGACGCCAACAGCCTCAACACCGCGCGCACCATCGGCGTCAACGAGATCGAGGCCACCTACCAGTTCGTCGGCCTGGACAACTACGCCGACATCCTGTGGGGCCCGACGGCGTACGACCGGTTCTGGTCCCACTTCATCTGGACCATCGTGTGGACGGCGGTCTGCGTCGGCCTGCACTTCTTCATCGGTCTCGGCCTCGCCCTGCTGCTCAACCAGAAGCTGCGCGGCCGCACCTTCTACCGGCTGATGCTGGTCCTGCCGTGGGCCGTGCCCACCTTCGTCACCGTCTTCGGCTGGCGCTTCATGCTCGCCGACCAGGGCATCATCAACTCCGCCCTGGACTGGCTGCACCTGCCCACGCCCGCGTGGCTGGAGGACACCTTCTGGCAGCGGTTCTCCGCGATCATGGTGAACACCTGGTGCGGCGTGCCCTTCATGATGGTCTCGCTCCTCGGCGGCCTGCAGTCCATCGACAACAGCCTCTACGAGGCCGCCGAGATGGACGGCGCGAACGCCTGGCAGCGGTTCCGCTACGTCACCCTTCCCGGCCTCAGGTCGGTCAGCTCCACGGTCGTCCTGCTCGGTGTCATCTGGACCTTCAACCAGTTCGCCGTGATCTTCCTGCTGTTCGGCAACACCGCCCCCGAGGCGCAGATCCTCGTCACCTGGGCGTACCAGCTCGGCTTCGGACAGCAGCCGCGCGACTTCGCGCAGTCCGCGGCCTACGGCATCCTGCTGCTGGCCATCCTGATCGTCTTCACCTCCTTCTACCGCCGCTGGCTGAACCGCAATGAGCAGCAGCTCGCGATCTGA
- a CDS encoding extracellular solute-binding protein, with product MRRGIAATALVASLALAATACGGDGDSDSESGGPVTITYWDTSNATNEAPTYKALVKEFEAANKGIKVNFVNVPFDQAQNKFDTAAGASGAPDVLRTDVGWTAAFAKKGFFLPLDGTEALAEQDKFQPKLIEQAKYEGKTYGVPLVTDTLAFVYNKALFEKAGVEVPKNWDELKKAAATIKDKTGVDGYWASTAGYYAQPFLYGEGTDTVDVEAKKITVNSPEAKKAYGTWLSLFDGKGLHKADTTADAYAHIQEAFVSGKVASIIQGPWEITNFYKGSAFKDKNNLGIATVPAGSTGKAGAPTGGHNLSVYAGSDKAHQEAALKFVKFMTSAKSQETVALKNSTLPTRDDAYTAEVKADPGIAGFQTVLPAAQPRPSLPEYSSLLTPLDDELPQIAGGKKSLDEGLGDAETAIAKLVPDFSK from the coding sequence ATGCGGCGTGGCATAGCGGCCACCGCTCTGGTGGCGTCCCTCGCCCTCGCGGCGACGGCGTGCGGCGGGGACGGCGACAGCGACAGCGAGTCCGGCGGACCGGTCACCATCACCTACTGGGACACCTCCAACGCGACCAACGAGGCGCCGACCTACAAGGCCCTGGTCAAGGAGTTCGAGGCCGCCAACAAGGGCATCAAGGTCAACTTCGTCAACGTGCCGTTCGACCAGGCGCAGAACAAGTTCGACACCGCCGCCGGTGCCTCGGGCGCCCCGGACGTGCTGCGCACGGACGTCGGCTGGACCGCCGCCTTCGCCAAGAAGGGCTTCTTCCTGCCGCTGGACGGCACCGAGGCCCTCGCCGAGCAGGACAAGTTCCAGCCCAAGCTGATCGAGCAGGCCAAGTACGAGGGCAAGACCTACGGTGTCCCGCTGGTCACCGACACCCTCGCCTTCGTCTACAACAAGGCACTGTTCGAGAAGGCCGGCGTCGAGGTCCCCAAGAACTGGGACGAGCTGAAGAAGGCCGCCGCCACCATCAAGGACAAGACCGGCGTCGACGGCTACTGGGCCTCCACCGCCGGCTACTACGCGCAGCCGTTCCTCTACGGCGAGGGCACCGACACGGTCGACGTCGAGGCCAAGAAGATCACCGTCAACTCGCCCGAGGCGAAGAAGGCGTACGGCACCTGGCTGAGCCTCTTCGACGGCAAGGGTCTGCACAAGGCCGACACCACCGCCGACGCCTACGCCCACATCCAGGAGGCGTTCGTCAGCGGCAAGGTCGCCTCGATCATCCAAGGCCCGTGGGAGATCACCAACTTCTACAAGGGCTCGGCGTTCAAGGACAAGAACAACCTCGGCATCGCCACCGTCCCGGCCGGCTCCACCGGCAAGGCGGGCGCCCCGACCGGCGGCCACAACCTCTCGGTCTACGCCGGCTCGGACAAGGCCCACCAGGAGGCGGCGCTGAAGTTCGTGAAGTTCATGACCTCGGCGAAGTCCCAGGAGACCGTCGCCCTGAAGAACTCCACGCTGCCCACCCGCGACGACGCCTACACCGCCGAGGTCAAGGCCGACCCGGGCATCGCCGGCTTCCAGACGGTCCTGCCCGCCGCCCAGCCGCGCCCGTCGCTGCCGGAGTACAGCTCCCTGCTGACCCCGCTGGACGACGAGCTGCCGCAGATCGCCGGCGGCAAGAAGTCCCTGGACGAGGGTCTGGGCGACGCCGAGACCGCGATCGCCAAGCTGGTGCCGGACTTCAGCAAGTGA
- a CDS encoding LacI family DNA-binding transcriptional regulator yields the protein MTTRLADIAAQAGVSEATVSRVLNGKPGVAATTRQSVLAALDVLGYERPVRLRQRSEGLVGLITPELENPIFPALAQVIGQALTRQGYTPVLATQTPGGSTEDELTEMLVDRGVAGIIYVSGLHADTTADMQRYERLRAQGVPFVLVDGFSSKVQAPFISPDDRAAMSLAVTHLVSLGHTRIGLALGPQRFVPVQRKIEGFVRTVQEQLDLNAETVRKELVQHSLYTLEGGQAAATALIDRDCTAVVCASDMMALGAIRAARQRGLDVPKDISVVGFDDSPLIAFTDPPLTTVRKPVPAMGQAAVRTLLEEIGGTPAPHSEFVFMPELVVRGSTASAPGERGRS from the coding sequence GTGACCACACGGCTTGCCGACATCGCCGCCCAGGCGGGGGTGAGCGAAGCGACGGTCAGCCGGGTCCTCAACGGGAAGCCGGGCGTCGCCGCCACCACCCGCCAGTCCGTACTGGCCGCCCTCGACGTGCTCGGCTACGAGCGGCCCGTCAGGCTGCGGCAACGCAGCGAGGGCCTGGTCGGTCTGATCACCCCGGAGCTGGAGAACCCCATATTCCCGGCGCTCGCCCAGGTCATCGGGCAGGCGCTGACCCGCCAGGGATACACGCCGGTGCTCGCCACCCAGACCCCGGGCGGCTCCACCGAGGACGAGCTGACCGAGATGCTCGTCGACCGGGGCGTGGCCGGCATCATCTACGTCTCCGGTCTGCACGCCGACACCACCGCCGACATGCAGCGCTACGAGCGGCTGCGCGCGCAGGGCGTGCCCTTCGTCCTCGTCGACGGCTTCTCGTCGAAGGTGCAGGCGCCGTTCATCTCCCCCGACGACCGCGCCGCGATGAGCCTGGCGGTCACGCACCTGGTCTCGCTCGGCCACACCCGGATCGGGCTGGCGCTCGGACCGCAGCGGTTCGTGCCGGTGCAGCGCAAGATCGAGGGATTCGTCCGCACGGTCCAGGAACAGCTGGACCTGAACGCCGAGACGGTGCGCAAGGAACTCGTCCAGCACTCCCTCTACACCCTGGAGGGCGGCCAGGCGGCGGCCACCGCCCTCATCGACCGCGACTGCACGGCCGTGGTCTGCGCCAGCGACATGATGGCGCTGGGCGCGATACGGGCGGCCCGGCAGCGCGGGCTGGACGTGCCCAAGGACATCTCGGTCGTCGGCTTCGACGACTCGCCGCTGATCGCCTTCACCGACCCGCCGCTGACGACCGTCCGCAAGCCGGTGCCCGCGATGGGACAGGCGGCGGTGCGCACGCTGCTGGAGGAGATCGGCGGGACGCCCGCGCCGCACAGCGAGTTCGTGTTCATGCCGGAGCTGGTGGTGCGCGGTTCGACGGCCTCGGCACCGGGCGAGCGCGGCCGGTCCTGA
- a CDS encoding phosphatase PAP2 family protein: protein MGDVTVRTPERREQGVPHPVTDETGQGLLRRLRAPRRPRLWFEILLIAISYWTYSLVRNAVPEQRGQALRNADWIWRVEQQLGIAVEQSVNHAVNSVTWLVVGMNYYYATLHFVVTLGVLVWLYRSHPGRYAATRLVLFATTGVALVGYYLYPLAPPRLMNGGNFIDTVLVHDTWGSMASGDLKNMSNQYAAMPSMHIGWSVWSGLTIFALASVPWVRVLGLVYPALTLVVIVATANHFWLDAVGGVLCLGFGYAVAFAWYRALPHALPRDVARVGERRRAWSPVRA, encoded by the coding sequence ATGGGTGACGTGACCGTGAGGACTCCGGAACGCCGGGAACAAGGCGTTCCGCACCCCGTCACGGACGAGACGGGGCAGGGCCTGCTGCGCCGTCTCCGCGCACCGCGCCGGCCCCGCCTGTGGTTCGAGATCCTGCTGATCGCGATCAGTTACTGGACGTACTCGCTCGTCCGCAACGCGGTGCCCGAGCAGCGGGGTCAGGCCCTGCGCAACGCCGACTGGATCTGGCGCGTCGAGCAGCAACTGGGCATCGCCGTCGAGCAGTCGGTCAACCACGCCGTGAACTCGGTGACCTGGCTGGTCGTCGGCATGAACTACTACTACGCGACACTGCACTTCGTGGTGACGCTGGGTGTCCTGGTGTGGCTCTACCGCAGCCATCCCGGGCGCTACGCGGCGACCCGGCTGGTCCTCTTCGCGACGACGGGCGTCGCCCTGGTCGGTTACTACCTGTATCCGCTCGCCCCGCCCCGGCTGATGAACGGCGGGAACTTCATCGACACCGTGCTGGTCCACGACACGTGGGGCTCGATGGCGTCCGGCGACCTGAAGAACATGTCCAACCAGTACGCGGCGATGCCGTCGATGCACATCGGGTGGTCGGTGTGGAGCGGGCTGACGATCTTCGCGCTGGCCTCGGTGCCGTGGGTGCGGGTGCTGGGTCTGGTGTACCCGGCGCTGACGCTGGTGGTGATCGTGGCGACCGCCAACCACTTCTGGCTGGACGCGGTGGGGGGCGTGCTGTGTCTGGGGTTCGGGTACGCGGTGGCCTTCGCCTGGTACCGGGCGTTGCCGCACGCGTTGCCGAGGGACGTGGCCCGGGTGGGTGAGCGGCGCAGGGCGTGGTCGCCCGTCCGCGCGTAG